Genomic DNA from Lactuca sativa cultivar Salinas chromosome 8, Lsat_Salinas_v11, whole genome shotgun sequence:
cTATTTAAGTTACAAAAAGTTGTTTAAACTAGAAAATACTTCATCTGACATCCATACCTTGATCGAAATATCTACAAAAAGATTGATAGTCAATATAAGGCATTCCAAATTTACAACTATAAATCACATGTGCAACTTGAAGTGTATAAAAGTCATACATGCTATCTTCATGTAACTCATTTTTCCTTTTAATAATCATCATGCATCTGCAAAAAAAACATGGAAGTTGCAGCACACTATTTCGAAATGGAATATAAAATAGACAATAAATAAGTCAATAAGTCTATCAGACTACCACTTTAACACTTGTATTCATTTAATGTCTCGAGCCTCCCGAATTCCATGAATATATCTAATAGCTCTATGTTTTTTATGCACTCTGCTAAGTTTGCAACAGTATGAAAATAGACTTATTTAAATGTTGATAGAAGTTGTATTCAAATTACGAGGACAAAGAAGAAAAGATTTCATGTTATTATGTATATttacaaacacataaacataaagaATGGGTGCCAAATGCATCTGGTTTATGAGTATAGAAAAATCATATATGGAAGTTGAAAAGATAAATTAAACCTATGTTGTTTGTTTTCTTATAGCAGTGACCTGCATCAGCATAAACATTAATGCATGAAATCAGGTCTGAAATATGTGAAGCACTTACTTTAATAGCATTAAGCcaatttgacatatattgccccCACCTACATCCTCGATGTctatacaaaaaaataataataataataataaagaaataaaaaaaattaaagatattTACTTTAATacaatttcagaaaaaaaaacaaaacaaaatatgtACCT
This window encodes:
- the LOC111895283 gene encoding uncharacterized protein LOC111895283, whose product is MESVIEGLWLLSASMALFQDIEDVGGGNICQIGLMLLKCMMIIKRKNELHEDSMYDFYTLQVAHVIYSCKFGMPYIDYQSFCRYFDQGMDVR